The following are from one region of the Chloracidobacterium sp. genome:
- a CDS encoding long-chain fatty acid--CoA ligase encodes MEYSATTLNLASLIEHHSKLAPEKEAIVWNDVRMSYGQLNAMSNKVANALVEMGVGHGDKVALSCPNIPYFPIVYYGIMKVGAAVVPLSVLFKPREIAYHLSDSDAKAVFVFEGTDELPLAAAVKAGFDEVESCKQMIVMTKDPAGPSPYAEHRTLGHLIFPQKDTFVTYPTAPGDTCAILYTSGTTGQPKGAELTHLNLWSNVVTTYSIHLPMLDFTSGEQMTCLITLPLFHTTGQTVQMNTNLYAGNRVVLLPRFDAQTTLETMVKERVNFWVGVPTMYWALLKFAEETGFDISHIKDTMKVCTSGGAPMPVEVMKAFEERFGVRVLEGYGLSETSPLACFNHFEKPSRPGTVGQSIFGVQVRCVDESDNEVPRGTRGEIVIRGTNVMKGYYKRPEATAEAFKNGWFHSGDIGIMDDDGYIAIVDRKKDMILRGGYNIYPRELEEVIMTHPAVSLCAVIGVPDDRLGEEVKAYLVLKDGAQLSDAAFIDWCKEQFAANKYPRYVEFRDSLPIGATGKIFKRALREEVAAK; translated from the coding sequence ATGGAATATAGCGCGACGACCCTCAACCTTGCGAGCCTCATCGAACATCACTCAAAACTTGCCCCTGAGAAAGAAGCGATCGTTTGGAATGACGTCCGTATGTCATACGGGCAGTTGAACGCAATGTCGAACAAAGTCGCCAATGCGCTTGTAGAGATGGGTGTTGGCCATGGCGATAAGGTTGCACTCAGCTGTCCGAATATCCCGTATTTTCCCATCGTCTACTACGGCATCATGAAGGTTGGGGCAGCCGTAGTTCCGTTGAGCGTGCTTTTTAAGCCGCGTGAGATCGCCTATCATCTTTCCGATTCCGACGCGAAAGCGGTTTTTGTCTTTGAGGGCACCGACGAACTTCCACTGGCGGCGGCGGTCAAAGCCGGGTTTGACGAAGTCGAATCGTGCAAACAAATGATCGTGATGACCAAGGATCCTGCAGGACCTAGTCCGTATGCTGAACATCGGACACTTGGTCACCTTATCTTTCCGCAAAAGGACACGTTCGTGACCTACCCGACCGCCCCGGGCGATACATGCGCGATCCTTTACACCTCAGGCACGACCGGACAACCAAAAGGCGCCGAATTGACTCATCTAAACCTGTGGTCAAATGTGGTGACTACCTACAGCATCCATCTGCCGATGCTGGATTTTACGTCGGGCGAGCAGATGACGTGTTTAATTACGTTGCCGCTTTTTCATACGACGGGTCAGACTGTGCAGATGAACACGAACCTCTACGCTGGTAATCGGGTCGTCCTTCTGCCGCGATTCGATGCCCAAACCACGCTCGAAACCATGGTGAAAGAGCGCGTGAATTTCTGGGTCGGCGTTCCGACAATGTACTGGGCACTTCTTAAGTTCGCCGAGGAAACCGGCTTTGACATTAGCCATATCAAGGACACGATGAAAGTGTGTACTTCGGGCGGAGCACCCATGCCGGTCGAAGTGATGAAGGCTTTCGAAGAAAGGTTTGGTGTCAGGGTCCTCGAAGGCTACGGCCTGTCCGAGACCTCACCGCTTGCCTGTTTTAATCATTTTGAAAAGCCGTCGCGACCTGGCACCGTGGGCCAATCCATCTTCGGTGTTCAAGTGAGATGTGTGGACGAAAGCGATAACGAAGTTCCTCGTGGAACCCGCGGCGAGATAGTGATACGCGGAACAAACGTGATGAAAGGTTATTACAAACGCCCTGAAGCGACGGCTGAGGCGTTCAAGAACGGCTGGTTTCACAGCGGTGATATCGGGATCATGGACGATGACGGATACATCGCGATCGTCGACCGCAAAAAGGATATGATCCTTCGCGGTGGATACAATATTTACCCGCGGGAACTTGAAGAGGTCATCATGACCCATCCGGCGGTTTCGCTATGTGCGGTCATCGGCGTTCCCGATGACCGGCTTGGCGAAGAGGTTAAGGCTTATCTTGTACTAAAGGACGGTGCTCAGCTTTCCGATGCGGCGTTCATCGATTGGTGCAAGGAACAGTTTGCTGCAAACAAGTACCCGCGTTACGTCGAGTTTCGTGACAGCTTGCCGATCGGAGCAACCGGCAAGATCTTCAAACGAGCACTCCGCGAGGAGGTTGCGGCAAAATAG
- a CDS encoding SRPBCC domain-containing protein, translating to MELKFQVQTRIQKPVAEVFNAVYDPVKLSGYFTNGGASAPLDEGTTVEWAFADNPGDQKLVFPVRVTRVIPGELIVLGWEGAKDLQTVVEIEFEPIGNDTIVRIRETGWRENQDDLNSSYLNCFGWGQMLCCLKAYTEYGIDLRKGAYEGLYKAADHHGTGNG from the coding sequence ATGGAGCTCAAATTTCAAGTTCAGACCAGGATCCAAAAGCCGGTCGCCGAGGTTTTCAACGCCGTATATGACCCAGTAAAGCTAAGCGGTTACTTTACAAATGGCGGTGCAAGCGCCCCGCTCGATGAGGGGACTACAGTAGAATGGGCATTCGCGGACAATCCCGGTGACCAAAAGCTGGTGTTTCCGGTGAGGGTCACAAGGGTCATCCCCGGCGAGCTTATCGTTCTGGGTTGGGAGGGCGCGAAGGACCTTCAAACCGTCGTCGAAATCGAGTTTGAGCCGATCGGTAACGACACCATCGTTCGCATTCGCGAGACAGGCTGGCGAGAAAATCAAGATGATCTTAACAGTTCATACTTGAATTGCTTCGGATGGGGGCAAATGCTCTGTTGCCTGAAGGCGTACACGGAATATGGAATCGATCTGAGGAAAGGAGCATACGAAGGCCTATATAAAGCCGCTGACCATCACGGAACCGGAAACGGATGA
- a CDS encoding helix-turn-helix transcriptional regulator, which yields MSRKRSHDLVFKALADARRRQLLDLLKDRPRTTSDLCDHFNALDRCTVMQHLKVLETAGLIFVQKKGRFRWNFLDVTPIRDIYDRWISQYASPSVELLTKLKHDIEKR from the coding sequence ATGTCAAGGAAGAGATCTCACGATCTGGTTTTCAAAGCTCTCGCTGACGCTCGACGCCGCCAACTCCTGGACCTTCTCAAGGACAGACCACGAACAACTTCGGATCTATGCGATCATTTCAACGCGTTAGATCGATGCACCGTTATGCAGCACCTCAAAGTGCTCGAAACGGCCGGACTGATCTTTGTACAAAAAAAGGGGAGGTTTCGATGGAATTTTCTCGATGTTACGCCGATCCGCGACATTTACGACCGCTGGATCAGTCAATACGCTTCGCCTTCGGTCGAATTGCTTACAAAACTCAAACACGATATCGAAAAAAGATAA
- a CDS encoding LysM peptidoglycan-binding domain-containing protein, whose protein sequence is MSLQEKYQTLLDLANQNGTAYELNESDDVLYVTGTAPDDAAKNALWDEYERLDPEFRSGDLVLNITTAAAAAGGGMPTYTVVSGDNLTKIANKYGIQWKAIWDHNRDILNHPDKIYPGQELKIPQ, encoded by the coding sequence ATGTCACTTCAAGAGAAATATCAAACACTTCTTGATCTTGCCAATCAAAATGGTACGGCTTACGAGCTTAACGAAAGCGACGATGTGCTTTACGTTACCGGCACGGCCCCTGACGATGCGGCAAAGAACGCTTTGTGGGACGAATACGAGCGTCTCGATCCGGAATTCCGGTCAGGCGATCTTGTTCTTAACATCACAACCGCAGCAGCTGCCGCCGGCGGTGGAATGCCGACATATACGGTTGTTTCGGGAGATAATTTGACCAAGATCGCGAACAAATACGGTATTCAATGGAAGGCGATCTGGGACCATAATCGCGATATACTCAACCATCCGGATAAGATCTATCCCGGACAGGAACTGAAGATACCGCAATAA
- a CDS encoding BON domain-containing protein — protein MKIKFLTLLAVAAVAFMAACGKSDADLAKAVNDKLAADKVTGITAAVNSGVATLTGEVTDITVKNKAEASAKAVEGIKSVTNNVTVKAPPPPPPSPDKMIEGTVNEAIKKLGITGVTVTVADGVVTLSGEVTGRENLAKVMQAANEAKPKKVENKLTVK, from the coding sequence ATGAAGATCAAATTCTTAACATTACTAGCTGTTGCAGCGGTTGCCTTTATGGCCGCATGCGGCAAAAGCGATGCTGACCTTGCGAAAGCGGTCAATGACAAACTTGCGGCCGATAAGGTCACCGGAATTACGGCTGCCGTAAATAGCGGCGTCGCCACACTTACTGGTGAAGTAACGGATATCACCGTGAAGAACAAGGCTGAGGCGTCAGCAAAAGCCGTCGAGGGCATCAAATCCGTAACGAACAATGTAACGGTCAAGGCTCCGCCGCCCCCGCCGCCGTCGCCGGATAAGATGATCGAGGGAACTGTGAACGAAGCGATCAAGAAACTCGGGATTACCGGCGTTACGGTGACAGTAGCAGACGGTGTCGTAACGCTTAGCGGAGAGGTCACCGGGCGCGAAAACCTTGCGAAGGTAATGCAGGCGGCGAACGAAGCCAAACCCAAGAAAGTTGAGAACAAGTTGACCGTCAAGTAG
- a CDS encoding shikimate kinase, with protein MPPASNERNIRIALTGFMGVGKSSVARHLAQLLRYRRLDLDSLIENTDGRRIADIIDNDGEANYRTIETACLRTALADPDCRILSLGGGTWTIETNRLLIKESGLTSVWLESTFDHCWQNIRKSRKERPLARNRETAQKLFEQRQKLYCLADWHFIVRPEFTSFDIAKQIREQVFS; from the coding sequence ATGCCGCCTGCCTCGAATGAACGAAATATCCGAATCGCACTGACCGGCTTTATGGGTGTCGGCAAATCGAGCGTCGCCCGCCATCTGGCACAGCTTCTTCGCTACCGTCGGCTGGATCTGGACAGTTTGATCGAAAATACCGATGGAAGGCGGATCGCAGACATAATCGACAACGATGGCGAAGCGAACTACCGTACGATCGAGACGGCATGCCTGCGAACCGCCTTGGCCGATCCGGATTGCCGGATCCTTTCGCTTGGAGGCGGAACGTGGACGATCGAGACCAATCGCCTGTTGATCAAAGAGAGCGGCCTGACGAGCGTGTGGCTCGAATCTACCTTCGATCATTGCTGGCAGAATATTCGCAAGTCCCGAAAAGAAAGGCCGCTTGCCCGTAACCGCGAGACGGCCCAAAAGCTGTTCGAACAGCGACAAAAACTTTACTGTCTTGCAGATTGGCATTTTATTGTCCGGCCCGAATTCACGTCATTTGATATTGCAAAGCAGATCCGTGAGCAGGTTTTTTCCTGA
- a CDS encoding histone deacetylase: protein MSGYSIFYSPYYYADIGEGHIFPIRKFELVRDRLLAERTISADELIEPAPAKIADLHLVHTKDYISRLASGELTVKELRKLGLPWSQSLVRRSFHAISGTINAARMALADGISSNLAGGTHHAYPDRGEGFCVLNDVAIAIRVLQQEKLAERFLIIDCDVHQGDGTAFIFRESPEVFTFSMHGAKNYPLFKQASSLDIELPDGTGDQEYLETLEHALDRIRLHQADIIFYLAGADPYENDKLGRLSVSIDGLKRRDQMVMDFSRSQRVPIVTTMSGGYATSITDTVEIHCNTIRAAKSAFFDISTASMSG from the coding sequence ATGTCTGGCTACTCGATCTTCTACTCGCCATACTACTATGCTGATATCGGCGAAGGGCACATTTTCCCGATCAGAAAGTTCGAACTCGTTCGCGATAGACTGTTGGCAGAAAGGACGATTTCGGCCGACGAACTCATCGAGCCGGCACCCGCAAAGATCGCAGACCTGCATCTGGTACATACAAAAGATTATATTTCACGGCTCGCTTCTGGCGAGTTGACCGTGAAGGAATTGCGAAAGCTCGGCCTGCCGTGGTCTCAGTCGTTGGTTCGCAGGTCTTTCCATGCGATTTCGGGCACTATAAACGCGGCCCGCATGGCGTTGGCCGATGGCATTTCGTCCAATCTCGCGGGCGGTACACACCACGCATATCCAGATCGTGGCGAGGGTTTCTGTGTTTTGAATGACGTTGCGATTGCGATCAGGGTGTTGCAGCAGGAAAAACTCGCCGAGAGATTTTTGATCATCGACTGTGACGTTCATCAAGGCGACGGGACCGCGTTCATTTTCAGGGAGTCGCCCGAGGTTTTCACTTTTTCGATGCACGGAGCAAAAAACTATCCACTTTTCAAGCAGGCCTCATCGCTTGACATTGAGTTGCCCGACGGCACCGGCGATCAGGAGTACCTGGAGACGTTGGAGCACGCCCTTGACCGTATCAGACTTCATCAGGCCGACATCATTTTCTACCTTGCCGGAGCGGATCCTTACGAAAATGATAAACTCGGCCGATTGTCGGTCTCGATCGACGGACTCAAACGAAGGGATCAAATGGTAATGGATTTCTCACGATCCCAGAGAGTTCCAATTGTGACGACCATGAGCGGCGGATATGCGACCAGCATTACGGATACGGTCGAGATACACTGCAACACGATACGCGCCGCAAAATCGGCCTTTTTTGACATTTCGACCGCAAGTATGTCAGGTTGA
- a CDS encoding class I SAM-dependent methyltransferase, protein MKILDVGCGANKYPGAIGLDHNPRTNPDVIHDLGEIPYPFADNEFDLIVSSHVVEHVPDVMAFISELHRIAKPGGTIRLLTPHYTNADWANDPTHRNHINSYTFNTFQPGRQVFDFYTDVQLKPVSTYVSLAGLWRSLGIEFLVNLDQRSPSMRFLRKFWEQYLSFLMRGKELRFEFEVVKSELPDTAE, encoded by the coding sequence ATGAAGATCTTGGACGTCGGCTGCGGTGCAAACAAATATCCAGGTGCGATCGGGCTCGATCACAATCCGCGGACAAATCCCGATGTTATCCACGACCTTGGCGAGATTCCATATCCGTTCGCCGACAACGAGTTTGACCTGATCGTTTCGAGCCATGTTGTCGAGCACGTACCGGATGTGATGGCATTCATCAGCGAACTGCACCGGATCGCGAAGCCCGGAGGCACGATCCGCCTCTTGACGCCACACTATACCAACGCCGACTGGGCCAACGACCCGACCCATCGTAACCATATAAACAGTTATACTTTCAATACTTTCCAGCCCGGCCGGCAGGTGTTTGACTTTTACACCGATGTTCAGCTGAAGCCAGTTTCGACATACGTCTCACTTGCCGGGCTCTGGAGGTCCTTAGGTATCGAGTTCCTTGTTAATCTCGATCAACGGTCGCCATCAATGCGTTTTCTTCGAAAATTTTGGGAGCAGTATTTGAGTTTCCTGATGCGCGGAAAAGAGCTTCGTTTTGAATTCGAAGTCGTTAAATCCGAACTGCCGGATACAGCAGAATGA
- a CDS encoding DNA-3-methyladenine glycosylase 2 family protein, protein MSIQLDLSQLVAACRSLAADEHMSFIIDRYGTPPLWDRPPGFATLLQIILEQQVSLASAKACFDKLSQQIGEVTPKGFAELDDVELRSIGFSRQKAAYARHLSAAIIEERLDLGRLRNLPDAEVKAELMKLKGVGEWTSDIYLLMALLRPDVMPKGDIALHAAWQRVSGEVKPSANEFLQISNRWRPYRSVAARLLWHFYLSEKRRPNKI, encoded by the coding sequence ATGTCCATACAGCTAGATCTGAGTCAGTTAGTCGCCGCCTGCAGATCGCTTGCGGCCGATGAGCATATGTCTTTTATCATCGACCGGTACGGCACTCCGCCGCTTTGGGACAGGCCTCCTGGTTTTGCGACGCTATTGCAAATAATTCTCGAACAGCAAGTGTCGCTGGCCTCGGCAAAGGCTTGCTTCGACAAACTGTCGCAACAGATCGGCGAAGTGACGCCCAAAGGATTCGCGGAGCTCGATGACGTCGAACTTCGATCGATAGGTTTCAGCCGGCAGAAGGCAGCTTATGCAAGGCATTTGTCGGCAGCCATAATCGAAGAACGCCTCGACCTTGGGCGACTCCGGAATTTGCCGGACGCCGAGGTCAAGGCCGAACTTATGAAACTGAAGGGCGTCGGCGAATGGACCAGCGACATTTACCTACTAATGGCACTGCTCCGCCCGGACGTTATGCCGAAAGGCGATATTGCGCTTCACGCCGCGTGGCAACGCGTTTCAGGCGAGGTCAAGCCGAGCGCGAACGAGTTCTTGCAGATCTCCAATCGCTGGCGGCCATATCGGTCCGTAGCCGCCAGACTTCTCTGGCATTTTTACTTGAGCGAGAAGCGACGCCCTAACAAAATTTGA
- a CDS encoding isoprenylcysteine carboxylmethyltransferase family protein, with protein sequence MEKVTRNAAVYFLAQGFAVAGWWVVLITVPRSRSYFQLEADSLTTLWAFWLPDLLLIGPLSIVSGLLITVRNRFASSAAWMVTGAVSYATLYTLAMATMTDTGWLGVVLMLPAMLWSGVFATALSVRSDMFREARPSSSNYVLVKTFTQIVLVWSVILLIFPYLITIVEDKIGIVRLEFAGQGPIALLLFVLLSIPGIWSAIVMSRIGRGTPLPLDHARELVVQGPYSFVRNPMALSGIGQGLAVALFLGSPLVAVYALMGSAIWQLIFRPLEEDDLMRRFGPPYEDYKNATKCWVPRLRAYQIDGTADSSNSVDRPSGSI encoded by the coding sequence ATGGAAAAGGTCACACGAAATGCTGCGGTTTACTTTTTGGCACAGGGTTTCGCTGTTGCGGGCTGGTGGGTGGTGCTTATAACGGTCCCGCGATCGCGCAGCTATTTTCAGCTTGAGGCCGATTCTTTAACGACGCTCTGGGCGTTTTGGCTGCCCGATCTGTTACTTATCGGCCCGCTTTCGATCGTCTCAGGGCTGTTGATAACTGTTCGGAATCGCTTCGCGTCCTCGGCGGCGTGGATGGTCACAGGTGCGGTTTCGTATGCGACCCTGTACACGCTGGCAATGGCAACTATGACCGACACCGGATGGCTCGGGGTCGTGCTGATGCTCCCGGCAATGCTCTGGTCGGGTGTATTCGCTACAGCGCTCAGCGTCCGCAGCGATATGTTTCGCGAGGCGCGGCCGAGCTCGTCAAACTACGTGCTTGTCAAGACTTTCACGCAGATCGTCTTGGTCTGGTCGGTGATACTCCTGATCTTTCCTTATCTCATCACTATCGTCGAGGACAAAATCGGTATCGTCCGCCTCGAATTTGCGGGACAAGGGCCGATCGCTTTGCTGTTGTTCGTTTTACTAAGTATCCCCGGCATTTGGTCAGCTATCGTGATGTCGAGAATCGGAAGAGGGACGCCGCTGCCTCTTGACCACGCCAGAGAGCTTGTCGTACAGGGGCCGTATTCATTCGTACGCAATCCGATGGCGCTGTCAGGCATTGGTCAGGGCCTCGCGGTCGCATTGTTTCTCGGCTCGCCGCTTGTTGCAGTTTATGCGCTGATGGGTTCGGCTATCTGGCAGCTTATCTTCCGTCCGCTCGAAGAGGACGATCTAATGCGACGGTTTGGCCCGCCGTATGAAGACTACAAAAACGCAACAAAGTGCTGGGTGCCGAGGCTCAGGGCCTACCAGATCGACGGAACCGCAGATTCGTCGAATTCGGTCGATCGCCCATCGGGTAGTATATGA
- a CDS encoding CHAD domain-containing protein: MAQAIEIKAPIRAADPQEWLAAVLRTRFNEVISNRGSALNESQVEGIHDMRVSIRRLRSVIRDFADIADKFPLKTLRKDLGKLADALGKVRDLDVAIQALERLAAKTRDPDISAGVLDIVRKFRKRRSEEFDALRPHLLPAAVERLSHRFEKALNTSLGQRSLFGAATLEDAQGEILQKRVEDFHKLADSLFDPHQVRRHHKLRIAAKHLRYAAELFALGEETDLPAAAKEIAAMQSYLGEVHDCDVWIVDLKRGLTSTKRRSLVNSGTTRRHLVDVAVRSASEQSVSLRTGALRSMAGQRFLAPARWRWPAGDRNNRRSRTESHRNVSGADIYTIGHGRHDFGYFLELLNGHGVKFVCDVRSVARSRWPHFNGMVLRELLTENGIGYEHLPECGGRTKPKPDDLAWGVDRIVEISSEVATVLMCSESHPLSRHKIPRANCHRIGLLAPLIRAKGIDRIIHILPDGRSTEFDESAVPSIW; the protein is encoded by the coding sequence GTGGCACAAGCGATCGAGATCAAAGCTCCCATTCGGGCTGCAGACCCGCAGGAATGGCTTGCCGCCGTGCTGCGCACTCGATTTAATGAGGTGATCTCGAATCGGGGTTCCGCATTGAACGAAAGCCAGGTCGAAGGCATTCACGACATGCGGGTATCCATCAGACGGCTTCGCAGCGTGATCCGCGATTTTGCCGATATTGCCGATAAATTCCCTCTTAAGACCCTCAGAAAGGACCTTGGGAAACTAGCCGACGCCCTCGGCAAGGTACGCGATCTTGATGTCGCAATTCAGGCACTCGAACGCCTCGCAGCAAAAACGCGCGACCCTGATATTTCCGCCGGCGTCCTCGACATCGTGCGGAAGTTTCGCAAGCGTCGTAGTGAGGAATTCGATGCGTTGCGGCCTCACCTTTTACCAGCGGCTGTCGAAAGACTCTCGCATCGTTTCGAAAAGGCATTAAATACTTCGCTTGGTCAACGAAGCCTTTTCGGGGCAGCGACACTCGAAGATGCCCAAGGTGAGATCTTGCAGAAACGCGTCGAAGATTTTCACAAGCTTGCCGATTCTCTCTTTGACCCGCATCAGGTCCGGCGGCATCATAAGCTGCGTATTGCTGCAAAACATCTGCGTTATGCAGCGGAACTGTTCGCTCTCGGCGAAGAGACAGATCTTCCGGCAGCCGCAAAAGAGATCGCAGCGATGCAGTCGTATCTGGGCGAAGTTCACGACTGCGATGTGTGGATCGTCGATCTGAAACGTGGGCTTACCAGCACGAAACGCAGATCACTTGTCAATTCCGGAACGACACGCCGCCATTTGGTTGATGTCGCAGTTCGTTCGGCGTCGGAGCAAAGCGTTTCGCTCCGCACTGGAGCTTTACGATCAATGGCAGGTCAACGATTTCTTGCACCGGCTCGTTGGCGATGGCCAGCCGGCGATCGAAACAACCGGCGTTCCCGAACCGAATCGCATCGAAACGTGAGCGGAGCTGACATATATACGATCGGCCATGGCCGGCACGATTTCGGGTATTTTCTCGAGCTATTGAACGGTCACGGAGTGAAATTCGTTTGCGACGTCCGGAGCGTCGCTCGTTCACGGTGGCCGCATTTCAACGGAATGGTCTTGCGAGAACTTCTGACGGAAAACGGTATCGGATATGAACATTTGCCCGAATGCGGCGGCAGAACGAAACCGAAACCTGACGATCTTGCCTGGGGGGTCGACCGGATCGTCGAGATATCGTCCGAGGTCGCGACCGTTTTAATGTGTTCGGAATCGCACCCGCTTTCGCGGCACAAGATACCAAGGGCGAATTGTCACCGTATCGGACTGCTCGCTCCTCTGATCAGAGCAAAAGGCATTGACCGGATCATTCATATACTACCCGATGGGCGATCGACCGAATTCGACGAATCTGCGGTTCCGTCGATCTGGTAG
- a CDS encoding AMP-binding protein, with the protein MNDQNLLEDQPIAWTPTPEVIERSRLTQFMRQVGVSTWDELYQFSIRDVEKFTEEVLKFLDIKFDPPYEKLLDTSNGVELPTWLSDAGLNITEMCLDRWQTDAMQHQPAVIWEDEEGNSRETSYLELMEDVEDLAEGLMMLGLKRGDAIGIHLPMSDETVEVLLAIGRIGAIAVPVFSGYGVDAIASRLNAVKAKALVTIEGFKRRGKFFDAYAIAEQAVAACPTVESILVVNRSLTVDEKWVPDARASSNPKVTFVPHLIDRVIEELSPRIETPPEPTAAEDPLIILYTSGTTGKPKGIAHTHASFPIKAAQDMAFGTDVGRGTRISWYTDIGWMMGPWLIYGALINGATICIYDGAPDYPQPDRMWEFCAKHKVEILGISPTLIRALSNCGDDLPKKHDLSSLRAFASTGEPWNPAPWWWLFEKVGNSKLPIINYSGGTEIAGGILMGNPLLPIKPCSFPAPCLGMDVDILDEEGNPVGPGEVGELVIKQPWIGMARGFWQEKERYLDTYWRRFKDIWVHGDFAMRDKDGHWFILGRSDDTLKVAGKRVGPAEVESLLVAHPLVTEAAVIGVPDEVKGTAMVAFVVLSEPGAISTGLQAELKALVAKDMGKPLAPSKIHFVSALPKTRNAKVMRRVIRSAYLGDDPGDLSALENPQAVDEIRTLGFKG; encoded by the coding sequence ATGAACGATCAAAACCTCCTCGAAGATCAGCCCATCGCCTGGACACCGACGCCCGAGGTCATCGAACGTTCGCGGCTAACGCAGTTCATGCGGCAAGTCGGCGTTTCGACGTGGGACGAGCTATATCAATTCTCCATCCGCGACGTCGAAAAATTCACCGAAGAGGTCCTGAAATTCCTCGACATCAAATTCGACCCGCCCTACGAAAAACTCCTCGACACCTCAAACGGCGTAGAACTGCCAACGTGGCTCTCAGACGCCGGCCTCAATATCACCGAGATGTGCCTCGACCGCTGGCAGACAGACGCGATGCAACACCAGCCCGCGGTCATATGGGAAGACGAGGAGGGCAATTCTCGGGAGACCTCTTATCTCGAATTGATGGAGGACGTGGAAGATTTGGCTGAGGGTTTGATGATGCTCGGCCTAAAAAGAGGTGATGCAATCGGGATACATCTGCCGATGTCGGACGAGACGGTGGAAGTATTATTAGCCATTGGGCGAATCGGGGCCATCGCTGTTCCTGTCTTCTCAGGTTATGGAGTGGACGCGATTGCCAGCCGATTAAATGCGGTTAAGGCAAAGGCGCTTGTTACGATTGAAGGATTCAAACGCCGAGGAAAGTTCTTTGATGCGTATGCAATCGCCGAACAAGCAGTAGCGGCGTGTCCAACTGTGGAATCAATCCTTGTTGTGAATCGCAGCCTCACGGTCGATGAAAAATGGGTTCCTGATGCTAGAGCGAGTTCGAATCCCAAAGTAACTTTCGTACCTCATTTAATCGATAGAGTCATCGAAGAGCTAAGTCCTCGTATTGAAACGCCTCCGGAACCAACCGCCGCCGAAGACCCGCTCATTATTCTCTACACCTCCGGCACGACGGGCAAGCCTAAGGGCATTGCCCACACGCATGCGAGTTTTCCGATCAAGGCGGCGCAGGATATGGCGTTTGGGACGGATGTGGGGCGGGGCACGCGGATCTCTTGGTACACGGACATCGGCTGGATGATGGGGCCGTGGCTGATCTATGGGGCGTTGATAAACGGTGCGACGATCTGTATTTACGACGGTGCTCCGGATTATCCGCAGCCTGACCGGATGTGGGAATTTTGTGCGAAGCATAAGGTCGAGATCCTCGGGATATCGCCGACGCTGATCCGTGCGTTATCAAATTGCGGTGACGACCTGCCGAAAAAGCACGATCTGAGCTCTCTGCGGGCATTCGCCTCGACCGGTGAGCCATGGAATCCTGCGCCGTGGTGGTGGTTGTTTGAGAAAGTTGGGAACAGCAAACTACCGATCATCAACTACTCCGGCGGCACCGAGATCGCGGGCGGTATTCTTATGGGCAATCCGCTGCTGCCGATAAAGCCTTGTTCGTTCCCTGCTCCTTGTCTGGGAATGGACGTTGATATTCTGGATGAAGAAGGCAATCCGGTCGGACCCGGCGAGGTCGGCGAACTCGTCATCAAACAGCCCTGGATCGGGATGGCTCGCGGATTTTGGCAGGAGAAGGAACGCTATCTCGACACCTATTGGCGGCGATTCAAAGACATCTGGGTCCACGGTGATTTTGCGATGCGTGATAAGGATGGCCACTGGTTCATCCTCGGCCGCAGCGACGACACGCTGAAAGTCGCTGGCAAACGCGTCGGCCCCGCCGAGGTCGAAAGCCTGCTCGTCGCCCATCCGCTCGTCACCGAAGCCGCCGTCATCGGCGTCCCCGACGAAGTTAAAGGCACGGCGATGGTGGCGTTTGTAGTCTTGTCAGAACCGGGAGCGATATCGACCGGGCTGCAGGCAGAGCTAAAGGCCCTGGTTGCCAAAGACATGGGCAAGCCGCTTGCTCCTTCTAAGATCCATTTCGTCTCGGCATTGCCGAAAACCCGCAATGCCAAGGTGATGCGACGCGTGATACGTTCGGCTTATCTTGGCGACGATCCGGGCGATCTTTCGGCTCTCGAAAATCCACAGGCCGTCGACGAAATTCGCACATTAGGTTTTAAAGGCTGA